From Micromonospora auratinigra:
CAGGGTCTCTCGCGCGTCGGCGGCGGTCAGTCCCTGCGGTGGCGACCGCTGAGCAGCGGGCGCGGAGCGGGGCGCCGGCGCATGCCGAGCACCGCACCGATCTGGGCGCCGACGATGCTCGCCACCGCCAGCACCGCCGAGATGGCCAGCGGCCGGTTGATCCCCTCGTCGGCCGTGGGCCGGGACGCACCCGCCGCCATCGCCGGCGGCCGGTCGGCCGGCTGCTCCACCGTGGACCCTTGTCCGCCCGAGGGCTGGCCGGCCGTGGTCGGGTCCGGCCGGGCCGGCGCGGGCCGGCCCGGGCGGGAGCCGCCGTCCGCCGCCGCACCCGAACCACCACCCGGTGCCACCGTGGCGCCCGTTCCCGCAGCGCCCGGGCGGGCCGTCGAGCCGGCACCCGGTCGCGCGGTCGAGCCCGCGCCTGGGCCGCCCGGCTGTGCGGTCGAGCCCGCACCGCCCGGCTGTGCGGTCGAGCCCGCACCGCCCGGCTGTGCGGCCGGGCCCCCGCCGGGCTGCGGCGTGCCGGCGGGCGGGCGTGGGGCCGGGTGCACCACCAGCCGGCCGGTGGCGTGCCGGCGCGCCCCCTCGTCGACCGCGCCCTCGGGCAGCTTCAACAGCTGGCCGGGGCGGATCCGGTCCGGGTCGGCGAGCCGGTTCAACCGGGCCACCTCCCGGTAGCGTTCGAAGTCGTCGAGATAGCGGTCGGCCACCTCGCCCAGATAGTCGCCCTTCGCCACCCGGTACACCGCCGGCTCGGTGGTCAACGAGACGTTGCGCACCGCCGGCACGGACCGCGGGGCCACCACCGCCGGCGCGGCGACCGCCGGCTGCGGGGCGGCCAGGGTGGCGGCGCTCGCCGCGGCCGGGCTGGCGGCCAGGATCAGGGCCACCGAGCCGACCAGGGCGGCCGCCGCCCGCTGCTGCCGGCCCATTCCGGGCAGTCGGGGCACCGGCCGGCGCAGCACCGCCGCCAGCAGCTCCACCACCACGGAGAAGGCGAACGTCGCCCAGCCGAACCAGCCCACCACGGCCAGCGCCCGCAGGAAGAGCTGCCCGTCGTCGCGGGTGGTCAACGCGGTACCCACCTCGGTGAGGGTGGGCAGATGGTCGGGGAGCGGGTTGCCGGCCAGCGCGAGGAGCGCGACCGGCCCACCGGCCAGCACCGCGCAGAGCACGACGAGGGCGCCGAGCCCGGTGAGGACCTGACCGGTCCGGCGTACGGCGGAACGGGGCGGTGCGGCCATGGCTGCCTTCCCTTCTTCCGTTAAGGGGCGCCGGTGAGCGCCCGCGCGGTCGCCTCACCGGTGACGGTGACGGTGTCGCTGATGCCGAAGAGCCCGAGCAGGTCCCGGCGGTAGGTGATGCGGACGCGTACCGTGATCTGCTTCTCCCCGCCGACCACCGGGAAGCTCACGGTGTGGCTCTGCACCCCGCCGGCCGCGCGCAGGTAGTCGGCGACGGCGACCTGGGCCGCCGCCTCGTCGATCTCCTTCGGACCGCCCTCGATGGCCCGGGCCCGGTCGATCATCTGGCCGCCGCTGCGGGCCGCCTCGGCGGCCAGGTTGTCGGCCCGCTGCAACGAGCGCAGCTGGCCGGCGGTGTCGTAGGCGAGTCCGATGATCACCAGCACGCCGGTCAGCGCGGCGGCGAGGAAGAGGCTCACCCGCCCGCTTTCCCGGTGGGGCCGGCCGGTCATCGCCGACTCCGGTAGGTGTCCAGCGGCGAGGTGAAGGTCGCCGACACGGTGTGCGAGGCGGGCACCCCGGGCAGCCCCGGGGCCCGCAGGTCGGCGAAGGAGACCCGGCAGGTCACCCGGACCGTCACCGTCGACGGCACCCCCGGCGCGCTCCGGTACGCGTTCGCGAACCCGGTGTCCGAACCGGCCACCGAGCCGCTGAACGCCAACGTCGGCGGGGTGGCGCAACTCAGCCCCGCCCAGTCGAGCCGGCGACGGGCGGCCGTGGTGGCGGCGGCCCGCCCGGTCGACGCGTCGCGGGCGATCGAGGCGGCCCGGGCGGCGTCGTGCGCGGCGGACTCCACCGCCTCGTCGGCGACCGCCGTCCGCCCCGCCACCCCGGCCAGCACCATCAGCGCGATGAAGGCCGGCGCCAGCACCGCCACCTCGATCGACACCGAGCCCCGCTCCCGCATCGGCCTCACCCCGTGGTCCAGCGCTCGACGGTGCCGTGCGCGGTCTGTCGCACCGGGAAGCTGACCCCCGGCACCACCGACAGGGACCGGCCGGTGACCGTGCAGGTCACCTCGGTCCCGGCGGCGTTCCTGGCGCAGCTCGGCCCGCGCTGGTCCCAGCCGACCAGCCAGTCACCGGCGTTGCGCAGGAAACGCCGGGCGCGCGCCTCGCCCGCGCCGGCCGGCGCGTCCAGGACCCGGGCCGCGTTGACCCCGCTCTGCGCCGCGTTGAGCGCCGTGGAGCGGGCCACGAACAGGGCCGCGAGCTGAATCGAGCCGAAGAGCAGCACCAGGATCACCGGCATCAGCACGGCCAGCTCCACCGGGTTGGCGCCCCGTTCCGTACCGCCCTGGGCGAGCCGGTGCCGGACGGCCGCGACCGTCCGGGACCCGTCGCGGGCAGCCCGGTACGGCCGGACGGCGGGTGCCGCCCGGCCGCTGCCGGTCCACGGTGCGCGTCGCATGCCGGTGGTCAGGGCGCCGTCGGAACGGCGTTCATCCAGTTGTTCGCCCGGGCCAGGACCAGGGTGGTGACCGCGAGGGCCGCCGCCACCAGGCCGAAGATGATCACGGCGGTGGGAACGGGGCTGTCGCCGCGTTCGCCGTCGTGGCGTGCCTCGGCCAGGCGCGCGACCAGCGCGGCGTGCAGGTAGGCGAAGAGCTGCATGACGGTGCTCCTTCTCGGGGTGGGGTTCACAGACGGGCGAGGAACGGGTAGACGGCGAAGCCGAGCAGGACGAAGACCAGCAGCGAGCCGGGGATGTCCAGCCGGCTGGTCACCCCCTCGGCCCGGGCCAGGTTGTCGGTACGGATCTGGTCCCGCAGTGAGTCGGCGCGGCTGCGCAGCGTCTCGTGCACCTGCGCGCCCTCGCTTCCGGAGGAGCGCATGATCGCGCCCACGTCGCCCAGCTCGGGGATGCCGATCCGCTCGGCCAGCTCCTGCAACTCGTCCCAGGGCGAGTGCATCTGGAGCTGGGCGATCCGCAGCGCCTCGCGGATCCGGTCGAAGACCCAGCCGTCGCAGACCTCGGCGGCGCGCTCCAGCGACTGCACCGGGCCGTGCGCGGCGGAGAGCTGCAACGCCACCAGGTCCAGGTAGGTGCAGACCGCCTGGCGGAACTCCTCGCGGGCCGCGTCCGCCTTCACCAGCACGTCCCGGTGGGCGACCAGGCCGGCGAGGAACGCCAGGCACAGGCTGCCGAGCAGCGGTACGGCCAGCGGCAACCGGAACCCGCCGAGGAAGAGCAGCGCGCACAGCACGGGTGGCGTGACGAACCCGAGCAGCGCGGAGAGCAGCACCGACAGCGCGTACTGCTCGGGGCTGCGGTCGAGCAGGGCGAGCTGCCGGTGCGGCGGGCGCAGCCACCGGGCGAGGCCGGCCAGCCAGTCCGGCCCGGCACCGGCGCCGGTCGCCTGGCCGGGCGGCTGGTGCAGCCGGCGCAGCGCCGGGCCGAGCGCGGGGGTGGCCGGCAGCGCCTCACGGACCACCAGGAACAGGCCGAGGCCGACCGCTGCCCCGCCCAGCACGGCCACCGCGAACTGCCAGTTGAAGAGGACCGGGTTCACGCGATCACCTGCTCCGGGTCGGGGGCGGGCAGGAAACGCGCCGGCCGGGGCGGCTGGCTCATCGAGCGCACCCAGACCAGCAGGCCGACGAACGCGGCTCCCAGCACGGCCATCACCAGCTGCCCGAACGGTGTCCCGTACGGCCGGATGTACTCCCGGTTGACCAGCCCGTACGCCAGCGCGGCCAGGGTCATCCCGGTGAGGAAGCGGACCGCGAACCGGGGCTGCGTACGCTTCGCCTCGATCTCGCGCCGGGTCGCCACCTCGGCCGAGGCGGCGGAGGCGATCGAGCCGAGCACGTCACCGAGCCGTTCGCCCCGGTCGGTGAGGTGCAGGATCAGTGCCGCCACCACCTGGTCGCAGACCGGGTCGCCGATCTCGTCGGCGAACGCGAGCAGGGCGGACTTGGCCAGCCAGCCGGCCTGCAACCGGGCGGCCAGGGTGCGTACCTCCTCCTGGATCTCCTCCGGCGCGGTCGCGATGGTGCCGACGATGGCCTGCTGGAGTCCCTGGCCGGTGCCGCAGATGTCCTTGAGCCGGCGGGTCCACTCGCCGACCGCCTCGATCCGGGCGATGGCCCGCTGCTCGGCCCGGCCGACCGCGAAGAGCCACGGCACGCCGGGCACCGCCAGCGCGACCAGCACACCGACCACCGGCAGCCCGGTGAGGAGGAAGGCCAGCGCGCCGGCCACCACGGCCCCACCCAGCAGCAGCCGGTAGCGGTGCTGCTCACGCCGGCCGGCCCCCGAACCGGTCCAGAGCCGGCGCAGGCCCGGCCGGGCTCCCGGGGCGGGGCCGGCGGGGCGGCTGGTGCCGACCAGCGCCACCACCACCAGCACCAGGCCGCCCACCGCGACCGCGCCGGAGACCAGGGCGATGAGTTCGACGATCGCCACGGGTCACCGCCGCCCGAGTCGGGTGTGCCGGGGTCGACGCCAGGCACCGGTGCCGGCCTCGATGAACCGGGTCAGCAGCCGGGCGTCGTAGCCGACCCGCATGAGCTGGTCGCGGATCCGCTCCGGCAGGTGCCGGGGCACCGCCCGGCCGTCCGGCCCCGGACCGAAGACCGAGGTGGTGGTGATCCGGTTCCCCTCGCCGACCCCGATGACCTCCTCGACGTGCGAGACGAAGCGGTGCTTGCGACCGCCGATCGCGGTCTCGTCCTCGACCGTGACGTAGACGATCAGGTCGAGCGCGTTGCCCGCCATCCGCCGGGCCTGGTCGACCGTCATCTCCCGGCCGTGGGAGAGCGCCAGCTCGATGATCCGCTCGCTCACCCCCGCCGGGGTACGGGCGTGGATCGTGCACATCGAACCGCGGCTGGTGGTCATCGCCTGGAGCATCGGCACGATCTCCCGGGACCGGACCTCGCCGACGATGATCCGCAGTACGCCCATCCGCAGCGAGACCGGGATCAGGTCGGCGATGCTCACCTCGCCGGCCGGCCGCCCGTCCATCCCGCGCTCGCCGTGGCCCTCCCGCGCCTCGAAGCTCATCACCGCCCGGTGCTTGTGCCCCCGGCGGGTCGGCAGCAGCTCGCGGCTCTCCTCCAGCAGCACGTACGGCTCGTCGGGCGGGATCTCGTCCATCAGCGCCCGGATCACGGTGGTCTTCCCCGCCCCGGCCAGCCCGGCGACCATGATGTTCAGGCCGGCCCGCATCGACGCGCGGAGGAAGTCGCGCAGCAGCGGGTCGATCATCTCGTCCAGGTCGGGACGGCCACCGGCGATGTCCTCCAGGCTCACCGCCAGCGTGTTGTGTTTGCGGATCACCGCGTACGGGCGGTGGCTGACCAGGAAGACGGCGGCGAGCCGGCTGCCGTCGGGCAGTTGCAGGTCGAGGGTGGGCTTCGAGGTGGACAGCGACCGCTCGGTGGCCCCGGCGCGGCGGGCCGCCGCCTGGAGGATCTCCACCAGCTCGTCGTCGCTGTCGGCGATCGGCTCGGCCCAGTCCACGCCGCCGCCGTGCCGGGTGATGCGCACCTGGTCGCAGCCGAGGATGTGCACCTCCTCGATGGTGTCGTCGACCAGCAGCGTCTGGAGCCGGCCCAGCCCCACCAGCTCGGCGGTCACCTGGTCGAGCAGCAGGCGTTCCTCGTCGGCCGGCATCGGCGTGCCGGCCCGGCGCACCGAGTCCGCGTACGCGGAGACCACCGCGACGGCCAGCCGGGCCCGCTCGACCTCCTCGGCGTCCGCGTCGAACTCCCGGCCGCGCTGCCAGTGGGTGAGCCGTTCGCTCAGCTCCCGGCGCAGCTCGCGGACCACCGCGAAGTCGACCCGGGGCCGGGGCGGTGGGGGTGCCGGCGGCGCGGCCGGCAGCGGCGGCGGGGCGGTCAGGTGGTGCCGCCCGTTCGGCGGTGCCAGCGGCGGCACCGTGGAGGTCGCGCCGGGCTGCTGCCCGCGCGGGTCGTGGGAGACCGGCTCAAACCGCACCGGACACCCCCGGCGCGGTCGGGGCGGCGACCGCCCGGGGCGGCGCGCTCCCCGGCCAGGTCAGCCGGGCCCGCTGCCGGTCCAGCAGCGCCCGGACCGGCACCTCCAGCGCGCCGGCCGCGCGCATCAGCGGCCGTCCGGCGCGGATCGTGCCGCCCAGGGCGAGCACCTCGGCGGTACGCGGGTCCTGCGGCAGCCGGGCGATCACCGGCAGCCGTAGCGCCTTGCTGATCTCGCTGTTGCCGTGCCCGTCGCCGACCACCAGCAGGCGCAGCGTGCCGGGCGGCACCCGGTGTTCGGCGAAGTCCCGCTCGATCGCCCGGACGGTGGCCCGGGTCGCCGACAGGTCGGGCAGTTGGGCGCGGGTGACCAGGAGCACCACCGCGGCGGCCCGGAGCAGCGGCCACGGTGGACCACCCACCTGCAACCGGCCGCAGTCGACCAGCACGTCGTACGGCGGCACGCCTCGTTCCAGGCCGGTGAAGAAGTCGGCGAACCGTTGCCAGAGCGGGCTGAGGCTGCCGGCCTGGGCCGGGTCGACCACGCCCGGCAGCAGCAGCCGCTCCCGCTTCGGCGCGTCCAGGTCGACCAGCTGGGACCAGAAGGCGGTCTCCAGGTTGCCGTCGCGCAGCTCGCCGACGGCCAGCTCCCCGATGCCCCGGGGGCCGTCGAGCGCCCCGCCGAGGTAGCCGGCGAGGATCGAGCCGCCGGCCGGGTCGCACTCCGCCAGCACCAGCCGGCGGTGCCAGCTCAGCGCGGCGGCCAGCGCGGCGGTGGTGACCCCCGGCGAGCCCTTCGCCGAGACCAGGGCGATGATCGCCATCAGGCCGCCTCGGTGAGGACGAGCGCGATCCGGTCGTCGGCGGCGAGCGCCACCACGGCGGGCACGTCGCGGACCGCCAGCGCCACGTAGACCACCACGTCGTCGTGCTCCGGGGCGACGCTGTCGATCACGGTGCCCTCGAACCGGGTGCCACCGCCACCGGCGGCGCTGCCGTTGGCCTGCCGGTCCGGGGTGCTGACCAGCAGCACCTTGTCGCCCGGGTGCAGTTTGCGGGCGGGCACCTGGGCGGGCTTCAGGCCGAGCGCCAGCTGCTGCTGCCCGGGACCGAGCAGCGGGGCGTCGGTGAGCTGGCCCTTGGTCAGCAGCGTGCCCGGGGTCAGCCGGACGGCGGCGCGCAGGCCCAGCACCTCCTTGAGCCGGCTGGCCGGCACCGGCTGCAGCTCCCGGCCGCCGGACACCCGCACGGTCACCAGGTCGTCGGTGGTGAGCTGCGCGCCCACGTCGACCGGTCGGGCCACTGCGAGGTAGCTGCCCGTCGAGCGGACCGAGGTGACCGCGAAGGCCGAGCCGAGGCCGCCGAGGGCGATCAGCAGCACCGCGAGGCCGAGCAGGCCGGGGCGGATCCGGCGCTGCCGGACCACCCGGGGCGGCGCGACCGGCGCGTCCATCGGAGTTCCGTTCCGGGTCGCCACGCTCATCCGGTCACCACCTGAAGTTCGTTGATCTTTACGTCCACGATGCCGCTGAGCCGGCTCTGTGCGATGTCGCCCTCCTGGCCGCCGCTGCTGGCCTGCCAGTGCACGGTCCAGAACGTGGTAGCCCTGACCTTGTACGTGGCGGCCCGGGCGTAGCCGCCGGGGTAGCCGCAGTCGGGGGAGGGCTCGCCGGCCCGGGCACCCTTGGCGTCGTACGGGGTGCCGGCACCGGTGCAGGTGACCGTGTTGCCGTCGCCCATGGTCCAGACGATCCGGTCCACCTTCGCGGTGATCGACACGGTCAGCCCCCGGTCCGAGGCGGACGCGGTCAGCGGCCCGAAGTAGTCCTCGCCGGGACTCGCCCACAGCCAGATCGGCAGCCCGACCAGCCCGGGTCCCTTGCTCTTGCGGGGCGCGACCGCGATCCGGGGCGGCAGCAGCGAGATCTTGGCGAGCGCCCGCCGGGCCAGCTCCTCCGGGTCGGGCGGCGCGCCGTAGCCGGGCGGCGCGGCGTCGAGCAGCACGACCGACTGCGCGCCCAGGTCACCGCCGTTGCAGGTACG
This genomic window contains:
- a CDS encoding pilus assembly protein TadG-related protein, with the translated sequence MTGRPHRESGRVSLFLAAALTGVLVIIGLAYDTAGQLRSLQRADNLAAEAARSGGQMIDRARAIEGGPKEIDEAAAQVAVADYLRAAGGVQSHTVSFPVVGGEKQITVRVRITYRRDLLGLFGISDTVTVTGEATARALTGAP
- a CDS encoding CpaF family protein is translated as MRFEPVSHDPRGQQPGATSTVPPLAPPNGRHHLTAPPPLPAAPPAPPPPRPRVDFAVVRELRRELSERLTHWQRGREFDADAEEVERARLAVAVVSAYADSVRRAGTPMPADEERLLLDQVTAELVGLGRLQTLLVDDTIEEVHILGCDQVRITRHGGGVDWAEPIADSDDELVEILQAAARRAGATERSLSTSKPTLDLQLPDGSRLAAVFLVSHRPYAVIRKHNTLAVSLEDIAGGRPDLDEMIDPLLRDFLRASMRAGLNIMVAGLAGAGKTTVIRALMDEIPPDEPYVLLEESRELLPTRRGHKHRAVMSFEAREGHGERGMDGRPAGEVSIADLIPVSLRMGVLRIIVGEVRSREIVPMLQAMTTSRGSMCTIHARTPAGVSERIIELALSHGREMTVDQARRMAGNALDLIVYVTVEDETAIGGRKHRFVSHVEEVIGVGEGNRITTTSVFGPGPDGRAVPRHLPERIRDQLMRVGYDARLLTRFIEAGTGAWRRPRHTRLGRR
- a CDS encoding P-loop NTPase family protein — its product is MAIIALVSAKGSPGVTTAALAAALSWHRRLVLAECDPAGGSILAGYLGGALDGPRGIGELAVGELRDGNLETAFWSQLVDLDAPKRERLLLPGVVDPAQAGSLSPLWQRFADFFTGLERGVPPYDVLVDCGRLQVGGPPWPLLRAAAVVLLVTRAQLPDLSATRATVRAIERDFAEHRVPPGTLRLLVVGDGHGNSEISKALRLPVIARLPQDPRTAEVLALGGTIRAGRPLMRAAGALEVPVRALLDRQRARLTWPGSAPPRAVAAPTAPGVSGAV
- a CDS encoding LysM peptidoglycan-binding domain-containing protein — encoded protein: MAAPPRSAVRRTGQVLTGLGALVVLCAVLAGGPVALLALAGNPLPDHLPTLTEVGTALTTRDDGQLFLRALAVVGWFGWATFAFSVVVELLAAVLRRPVPRLPGMGRQQRAAAALVGSVALILAASPAAASAATLAAPQPAVAAPAVVAPRSVPAVRNVSLTTEPAVYRVAKGDYLGEVADRYLDDFERYREVARLNRLADPDRIRPGQLLKLPEGAVDEGARRHATGRLVVHPAPRPPAGTPQPGGGPAAQPGGAGSTAQPGGAGSTAQPGGPGAGSTARPGAGSTARPGAAGTGATVAPGGGSGAAADGGSRPGRPAPARPDPTTAGQPSGGQGSTVEQPADRPPAMAAGASRPTADEGINRPLAISAVLAVASIVGAQIGAVLGMRRRPAPRPLLSGRHRRD
- a CDS encoding TadE/TadG family type IV pilus assembly protein — its product is MRRAPWTGSGRAAPAVRPYRAARDGSRTVAAVRHRLAQGGTERGANPVELAVLMPVILVLLFGSIQLAALFVARSTALNAAQSGVNAARVLDAPAGAGEARARRFLRNAGDWLVGWDQRGPSCARNAAGTEVTCTVTGRSLSVVPGVSFPVRQTAHGTVERWTTG
- a CDS encoding type II secretion system F family protein, translating into MAIVELIALVSGAVAVGGLVLVVVALVGTSRPAGPAPGARPGLRRLWTGSGAGRREQHRYRLLLGGAVVAGALAFLLTGLPVVGVLVALAVPGVPWLFAVGRAEQRAIARIEAVGEWTRRLKDICGTGQGLQQAIVGTIATAPEEIQEEVRTLAARLQAGWLAKSALLAFADEIGDPVCDQVVAALILHLTDRGERLGDVLGSIASAASAEVATRREIEAKRTQPRFAVRFLTGMTLAALAYGLVNREYIRPYGTPFGQLVMAVLGAAFVGLLVWVRSMSQPPRPARFLPAPDPEQVIA
- a CDS encoding type II secretion system F family protein, translating into MNPVLFNWQFAVAVLGGAAVGLGLFLVVREALPATPALGPALRRLHQPPGQATGAGAGPDWLAGLARWLRPPHRQLALLDRSPEQYALSVLLSALLGFVTPPVLCALLFLGGFRLPLAVPLLGSLCLAFLAGLVAHRDVLVKADAAREEFRQAVCTYLDLVALQLSAAHGPVQSLERAAEVCDGWVFDRIREALRIAQLQMHSPWDELQELAERIGIPELGDVGAIMRSSGSEGAQVHETLRSRADSLRDQIRTDNLARAEGVTSRLDIPGSLLVFVLLGFAVYPFLARL
- a CDS encoding TadE/TadG family type IV pilus assembly protein; amino-acid sequence: MRERGSVSIEVAVLAPAFIALMVLAGVAGRTAVADEAVESAAHDAARAASIARDASTGRAAATTAARRRLDWAGLSCATPPTLAFSGSVAGSDTGFANAYRSAPGVPSTVTVRVTCRVSFADLRAPGLPGVPASHTVSATFTSPLDTYRSRR
- a CDS encoding SAF domain-containing protein — protein: MSVATRNGTPMDAPVAPPRVVRQRRIRPGLLGLAVLLIALGGLGSAFAVTSVRSTGSYLAVARPVDVGAQLTTDDLVTVRVSGGRELQPVPASRLKEVLGLRAAVRLTPGTLLTKGQLTDAPLLGPGQQQLALGLKPAQVPARKLHPGDKVLLVSTPDRQANGSAAGGGGTRFEGTVIDSVAPEHDDVVVYVALAVRDVPAVVALAADDRIALVLTEAA